Sequence from the Oryzias melastigma strain HK-1 unplaced genomic scaffold, ASM292280v2 sc00432, whole genome shotgun sequence genome:
ACAAGTTCTAGctgcatcactgctcctgaacacacttttctgtctgatttcaggttgtatagatgcagtttgtcagagatcagctgtgaagctcTGGGTTCAGCTCTGAAGAACAACCCATttaatctgacagaactggacctgagctggaACAAGAActtgcaggattcaggagtttTTCATCTGtatggttttctggagagtccagactgcagactgaagactctgaggtcagactcCATGTTTCTGTTGTGTTCACATCAATATGATGACAAAGTTGTGTTGACACTAAACTGCAGACTTTAGGCTGACACTTCCTCATCACTTCCTTCCTGCTTTCATCTGAATGTGAAATCTAGATGGTCAGAAAATATGCTCATTTAGCCACGCCCATCAAACAGTCTTCAACTAATCAGCCACGCCCACATCGTTGTACCAtgagaccattgactgtaaaaaaaatactggacttctcgagccgtgaggtcccccattggaaatgcattaccttcactcctcgcaaaagtaggctgccgctttcaccgtcacttcctgaaacggctatcgacatattgcaaacgtctggAACCCATcgtcagcgattggtctgagtctctgtgagtcataggagagtcatggaatctacaggaagtactgtcgccaatctggagtgagtttattgggAGTCTCCACCTCTTttcacgcctctaccacgagaccgcgggatgtaaacagcttctactttaataacgctGGCTccagagaattgtacaagtcattgttgaagcctttaaATAccgggactgaagaaaagacaggaagcagagctggaggtagcagagatgaagatgctgaggttctctttgggagtgaccaggatggataggatcaggaatgaatacatcagagggacagcacatgttagaggttttggagataaagtcagagaggccagactgagatggtttggacatgttcagaggagagacagtgaatatattggtagaaggatgctgagtctagagctgccaggaaagaggtctagaggaagaccaaagaggaggtttatggatgcagtgaatgaagacatgaaggtggctggtgttagagtggaggatgctgaagacaggcttagatggaggaaactgattcgctgtggcgacccctgaagggaaaagccgatgTGTAGCCACAAACAGATCCAAGGTTTGATCAACACAATCAGAACGCTGTGACTTTTGGAGTCAGACTGAAACTCTGACAAAATTGTATGTGCAGTGCTACCGCTTGGGTTCgctgttcaatatttttaactACATGGTGTGTTGGGTTGTGAGAGGTGTTTTCTCTTCCTTTCTTTGTGTACGGGCCtgtatttacaaatgaaaaaagatcaaaaatcaactgttaaacttcctgtttgctacAGTTAAAGTTACAATCTGGATCACTAGACATAATCATCCAATCTCTGAGGGATGTGTTGATGttcagcagatttttttgttcttttaagaTCAAGGTTACTCGTGgagtatatttattttaaagtgactgAAAGGCTAGAGGAGTTCTCCCAAACGTGGCTGTAGAAAGAGTTTTGGACCATGTCAATGCTGATGGAGAAGTCATTTTCTATTTCCAAACCCCAGTGCTCACGTCATCATTcattgatctttgtttttaccaCCATGTCAGGATTTTTGATACGTTTGAGGTCATTTAATATGGAAATATGTGGATGGTCCAATAAAGAGAATTTTAACATCAAAATCTTTAGAAGAACTGGAGgttgaaaaacaagaattttgtCTTCAATTGAAACTCTTTCTTCTGGATTCAGGTTGTACAGATGTGGTTTGTCAAAGACCAGCTGTGCTGAtctggctgcagctctgaagtccaacctGTCCCACCTGATAGAACTGGACCTAAGGTTGAACAAGCTTCAGTCTTCAGATGTTgagcagctccaggatctggtggagagtccaaactccaaactgcagactctgaggtcagtagagggttggagtcagtccagctgcttccagatgtttggtcctaaagttagtctgagagcaaagatgcagagtttcctgtgaagctgcagcttctcaatgaagctctgaggagaatgatgacaggcttcaggacaacagtcagccaatcagagcagcagaagctccaacaggtgaagatgacaggaagctgctgctctgaacagaactgaagcttctgctgctctttctgctgctgtgctgcatcactgactgacacacCACCATCAGATAGAGACAACACTTCATCTCTGGACTTCTActttctctctgcaggtggGAGGGAAAGGGTTGGAGAATCTGATGTTCCTCCTGGTGGATCAGagaacatcatcatcattatcatCCTCATCAGCTGGTCTGCAGAGAGGTTGttcctggaggtggagagcagagtgatggaggaatcagaggaagtggagatgagtgtcagagctgcagcatgaactgatctgagatcagctccactgtctctctcagcatcaagtggacagttattgtgctgcagctcccccagtggactgatggagaactgcacttcatcttctcATTCTAACTTGGAGTGTTGATCTGAAACATAACTTGGATTCAaatgttcagcagctccaggatctagagaaacaaacagattattttCTAGATCATCACTTTCTTCTTTCATCTACATTTGATGAAGAGATCTGGAAAAATCAAGGACTGAGGGAATTATTGATCAGACAGAACATTTCTGGAGTGATTGTAGATCAGAGACCAGGAGGAGCTTTTGTTTGTGATCATCAGAGAATTTCAGGAGCAGTTTTTGACGATTGTAGAAGAAAAGAGAGGACACCAAGTTTAGATCAAATATCAAGTGTGAGTCTGGTTCATAGAGAACTTTTGAATCCAATTGTGAAGTCTACAATGTTTAGTCTCCTGAATCTATAGAGTTAACCAGGACTTTATCTTTACTAgagtcagttttatttttacaaacaaacttataaaacatttgatcaatatttttacatgtaGAAGCATCAACATTTAGAGCAACAGCAGTAAATGCAAATGAAACAGTCATTGTATGCTCAGTTCTTtgaatacatttgtgttttatggttatttttaactttattaacaaaaggCAAAGTGAATGTCTCAGGGGAATTAAAATGTGGACAGATtgcagaaagacagaaacaaaaatcataaacataCTATATAATACatgagaaaacagaaacaatcaaaaaccTTTGGGGTTcaataaactttacattttttcaaaaatctaattattttcaATTGCTATTTAGTTTTGAAGTTGTTTGATGATATTTCTgtactgaatattttaatttaagaaatgttGGAATCTCAGTTTGGACCATTTAGCTTAATGAATGAGGAATTTggccaataataataaaaaaactgtgataaaAGTACAATCTTTATCTGCTTTTAATGTGAACCAAACCATtcttaatactttttattgttcttttattgagagtattttaacattttcatttatttgttggttttatgGTCTGtctttgaaagacaaaaacaaactgcagggcATAAGACCTGCTCTAAGATAATTGGTGTTAGACTGAGGGACCTTCCCTCTCTGTGGAAGGTGCTGAAGAAAGCCAAGAGCATCCTGGGACAGCCCCTGCATCCTCTGACTCCTGACTTTGTTTTGATGCCTTCAGGGCGATGTATTGATGTATGCTGATGTTACGGAGCTAAGGAGCACCCATTTTAACTATGATGGTCTGACACATTAATGTgactgtgttgtgtgtgtgagaaaCTGCACTAGTCTACAAATGAATTGCCCTCTGGgaccaataaagttttttttctgattctgattctgctTTGTTAGTAAAGTAACCCAGAATTATTTCTTTATCTAAAAGTTTTAcagtttctaaaataatttccaaCTTCCATCCAAAACATAGTATGTCTGCAGTCCACAAAcatgatagatagatagatagatagatagatagatagatagatagatagatagatagatagatagatagatagatgatagatagatagatagatagatagatagatagatagatagatagatagatagatagatagatagatagatagatagatagattgatactttattaatctctgcagagagaaattCCCTGTCTGGTAGCTCAACCATGCACACCAGCAGACACACAGATCAACAACTCAGTAAAATAAAGCATAgattgtttcctctttgatCCATATCAACAACAAATCTACTTAAAGTTTTTTAGCAGGATATATACAATGCAATAACAcctcttttactttaaatcccTTTAAAAAGCTGTACTAGACTGGTTGGAATGACATAAACTATTGCAGATTCTTTGGTGGAACATGAATACAGTTTTGAAAGAAATTCTGCATTTGTCAgaagattcaattcaattttatattatttatatagcccaaaatcacaaagaaaatttgcctcattgggcttcatgaaggtattttaaagatgcagaaattagtcataaaatataaacaatagttaaaaactaaacagactaaataaactggttatccctgcccttagaccctccctcccggtaaggaaaaactcctaaaaaaaacctgagtcaggaaaaaagaagaaaccttagggattcccacatgaaggagagatcctatcccaggacagacaggcgataccagaactgttaaagaaagattagcttctacaactacgaatctaagagttcattcagatagagctgagggacaagtgatgatgaagtccacagtcaagatgaagcagaagtgcagtccacgaccaggagggagatgacccagcaggaatcactctcactcagagatgcaggatggtgtcgggggcgtggtccacggccaagagtgggagcgcgggcgatccaccggggatctgaaatctctcccgctccccagaggagagtgggaaagaagaatttttttctaCCACAAACTTTACTATACTCTTAgaaaaaagctttataaactCCAATGTACTCTTACACAAACTCTACTCTGTTGTAGTATTTTTATAGATATATACAGACAGTTTTGCAGTCTTGCATACAAACTATCCATCTCTTACACACGCTTCATGTTACTACAcagaatttataaaaataaattgtcgTATACGGGGTGGGTAAATCTGACCCGTAGTACAAATGGAGTAAACTGAATGTTTCAGATTGAATAAAAGTTAGAAAAGAGTTCAGCATAAATGCTGAAACCTGAACCGgattaattcctttttttaaaacaacaattataGAAtcagttgaattttattttattttttcaaaataaaaacaacacccACTAATAATAaggtttattcaatttattatattaatttaaaaacagtaaatgaaaaaagctgCTGCTTGCAGTTACTCAGAACCGCCAGCAGATGGCAGCATTTCACAGATAAATGTTAATCAGTGAAAACGTTGAAATCCTaacaatttatttgtataaaatagaaacgtttttgtaaataaaaaaaagaaccaaataatttattttattttctccgcCAGAAAGTCGTGTCGTCATCCTCTACGTCGTTTCGTATCTTGGGGCAGCCTCGCGCCGTCACCTGTGATGAAAGTTTTGGGCGCCGCGTGAGCTCAAACGGAGAAGCGCACGCGGGCTTCCCGGTTTAAAAAGGAGTCTCCCGCGCGCGTGACTCTGCGCCGCTCCTGACCGTGGGGGATGAGGGGCGCGCGGCACACCGGTTCTGCCGTGTCACGTGACCTCCCGGGACATCCGCGCGTCTGACCCGTCATGGGGGGAACCTTCTCCAGCCTCCACGTCGTCATGCTCGGTCTGGACTCGGCGGGGAAGACCACGGTTCTGTACCGCCTGAAGTTCCACGAGTTCGTCAACACGGTTCCGACCATCGGCTTCAACGCGGAGCGGGTCCGGCTGGCCGGCCCGGGGGCCCCCAGCCGGGGCTTCAGCTGCCACCTGTGGGACGTGGGGGGCCAGGAGAAGCTGCGGCCCCTGTGGAGGCCCTACAGCCGGCGCGCGGACGGGCTCGTGTACGTGGTGGACTCCGTGGACGCGGAGCGGCTGGAGGAGGCGCGCGCCGAGCTGCACAGGGTCGCGCGCTCCCCGGAGAACCAGGGGACCCCGATGCTGGTCATCGCCAACAAGCAGGACCTGCCGCGCGCGCTGGACGCGGAGGAGATCCGCGCGCGGCTGCAGCTGGAGCAGCTGGAGGCCTCCACCCCCCTCCACCTCCAGCCGGCCTGCGCCATCACCGGAGAGGGGCTGGAGGAGGGCATGGGgaggctgcagcagctgatcctgaagaggaggaggaggaggaggaggcagtgACTGATGGAGACCTCACTGAGGAGATCCAGCGGTTTTCatctaaacttttatttcataaaaacatttaattca
This genomic interval carries:
- the LOC112138090 gene encoding ADP-ribosylation factor-like protein 4C gives rise to the protein MGGTFSSLHVVMLGLDSAGKTTVLYRLKFHEFVNTVPTIGFNAERVRLAGPGAPSRGFSCHLWDVGGQEKLRPLWRPYSRRADGLVYVVDSVDAERLEEARAELHRVARSPENQGTPMLVIANKQDLPRALDAEEIRARLQLEQLEASTPLHLQPACAITGEGLEEGMGRLQQLILKRRRRRRRQ